Below is a genomic region from Ziziphus jujuba cultivar Dongzao chromosome 7, ASM3175591v1.
aaatggaattttttttttttttttttttttgggtaagaatTCACTGGttggaattaataaaaaaaattaaagtactTGTTGGCAAAACggttgaagtttttttttttttttcaactgcaAAGCATAAAGCTTTGATTTTGACTGCTATAGTTGGGCAAAGCAGGAGAGAAGGTAGTAATGTCCAATCAAACACATGTCATTTAAGCCTTGTAATCTCCCACTAGCCCATCTTCATCTATGGTCTTTAAGATTTTTTCTTGATTGGCGGCAAAACATTGGTtatctaaattaattataatgaaaAAGATAAAGCCATCATATGTATTGCCGTttctttattcaccaaaaagaatatatacatgtattgcCGTTTCTTTAATGGTTGATAGACAAAATGAGAGGAAACCTTAAACATAAATCATCAAATGCAAATGCTACTTGcttttacattattattataacgAACAAAAACTATTTCAAATATTCACGATCTCTTGGTTGcacttttaattattatatgaagtAGCTCCGAGTCCCTTAAAGAGTCAACTGGGATTTTATTAGATTGGTGGTCGTGTCTGTCATATGCACCCACATGGGGATGTTTTAGTAGGCCTAATGGAAATATTAAAAGGTTGGTTGATCTTTGTTCTTCTTGCCCCGATTACTACTTTGGctcttgtttttccttttttgccaTTAATTCCTCGGCGTGAAGAGCGGAGAGAATGAGAAATTGGAACCCGAGGACAGTGGGGCCTCAGTCCCACTCCGCTTAATCTGAGTGGTGTTGATCACCAAAATCTGCGCACTTTgcgcttttgtttttttaactgaGACTGGTTAGGTCACCCACTCTACTTCATATAATACATCACTTTGTATTCTTCATTAAGAAAATGTATCACccatttgttataaaaatatttgctagGTAAGATGTtgtctttttatattaaatttaaattgtgggGTTTAGATTTTTTGCTTTCTGGGGTCAGCCTAAATACAGAACCGTGTACTCCATCAAGGGTTCAAAGATATCCTAGTTTCTGGCTCTTCAACCTCACCAAATTGGGTCCAATCGTTTTATACACTATgctaaaaagaatgaaaatgttAAACAACTCGGCTAGTAAAAGAGATTTTGAATCTAATTAACAAAGTGAAGTCAGattcatttacccaaaaaaaaaaaaaagtcaagtcAGATTCTGTGTGTTCTTTTTCCATTGTTGCTTTCATGGCATATCAATTATATAATGAGACAGCAAGTTAATAGATAAACATATTTATCGATACGGACACCCCTTTCGGGTTTAATTAATAAACAGTGGAATgcttaacaaataaatttatacactTTGATGCTAAATTGTGCATATAATTATGCTTTGATacgtgtttttttcttcttcttcttcttcttcttctttttcgttGATGAGATACAGGATGAGATATAAATACACTCAACTAGAAGATGAAGTGAAACAATTAGCATATGGTTGAAAAATATCTTGAACATGAACACAGATTTAAGCAGACAAGGacaaaaatgatatattttttttcctggcTAACAACAGACATGCACTCTGGTTTGATAAAGACTCTATTACAAACataaatcaacaaaaatagACAGCCATTTTGGAATGGAAGTTTCGTCACAGTAAATATGTAGCATTCACCTGTTTTTCATCGTCAAGTGTACGCACTTCTAAAGATAGGTTTATTTCGtctatcaattttatattattcttatttggtttcttctgatcaaattgtttttaatttagctACAAAGCTTttcctctgtgtgtgtgtgtgtgtgctttttttttttttttttttttttcagagtaAACGTATATAAGGTATtggttattattaaaaaaataaaataaaaaatattattagttgttaCCAAATAGGAGAATAAGAAAGATAGATGAGAGAGGTTAGTATTGTGAAGGTCCTACCATCACCTAACACTTTGTCTGTGAAATAACATCAAACAGCTTCACATCCTCCCAGATCCCCAAAAGAATAAAAGCCTCCATATTTTATTATCGAAGTGGATCCCAATTTAAGGTGGAAAAAAGTACTTAGACTATACTTTATTTTGGTGATTAAAAACCGATTAAATCACCACCCTTAGTTAATGGTTTGATCAGCATCAACATTTCAATGTAGCGTGAATTATcaaaatccaatgaacataaaatgGAACCTAGCTACATTCATTTACACCTTCACCAACTTTCATAATTGAAGAATACTTTGTATAGAACCAagcaatttcaaattaattaagtgGTATGTATTTGATTTGCATGGGATGGGACCAGTGGTCTTCTATGTTTAGAGCTATAAATTTCCCATCTTCAAAAGAATCAAAACCCCTTCACAAGTGGACccccttgtttttttttatgcatttccGTGCCATTGAAGGTCATCGATGAGTAGGTGATTAGACAACAAGAAATGAAACTTGAATACAAAACATCAATAACTTGGAAAGGTCAGTTTCGTTAAAACTTTCAAATTATTTACACAATTTTCTCCTTAATATTGCTCTCTCAAAATGTAAAATTAACTTTTGCTTATATTtttccttgaaaaaaaaattgtttatgtattaattaGTATTCTAGTTATGAGTAAATTCACATAAAAAGTAATCATAATTActcaaacaaaaattgaaactgcattgttttgttttgtttttttgtttaaagattTTCAACCAGTCAATTATCTttaacattaattaataataaaattacgtAATCGTCTTCAATTCACTATCGATTGAAGTAATGTCAATTATGTAATAGagcatttcattaaaaaaaaagaaatgtaataAACTGACTCGAGAATTTTTTATGACAGCCGAGCAATTTCAGTTGCAATAAATGTATCATCAATTTAAGAAATCATGATTGATGccgtaattttattaatattattatttatatatattaaaacaaattataatgtcatgaaaaaaaattgtaaaaatctTTGTcctttgttcaaaaaaaaataaaattttctttgttcttaatATGACATTAATCACAATCACATATGGGGttgtaaaataaattagatgtTCTAGCAACAGttaatattttacaaatcaCAATGTGGTGAAAagatattttaaatctttatacTTCGTATCATATTCACAATCTCTCGAgggatttttaaaaatatcttacAAAATGACATATTTAACTCGTTCTAAAATttctagcaaattttttttttttttttacataaaataattaattgcatTTGATACGGCAAAGAATCCACTTTAGAGGTGGAAGCTGcgaaaagaaacaataatttattttttattttttattcttatgataaataaataatatattaagtcatatatatatatataaagttaaaaaTACTACCATACAATGAGCTTATAACAAATCGAGGTtaaaaaaagatggttcatgtTTTAGAGGAAACGACAAGTTAATCAAAGGGTACATGAGCCGAGAGACCATGGCCGTGATTAAGTGGCCGAGTGATGGTCCACGTGATAGAAGGTGGGGACCACATAATGTCGTTGAATGCGGGGTCCACCAGAAAAATGCGTCGGTGCATGTGCCGTGCATGATTAttgccttcccagctccaaaacGTCGTTATCCGCCAAGCATTTCCCGCTTGACAGCGCGCCGTTAACTGACAATCAATCTACGTCATACTTTTCATTCGAGTTGAACCATCCAGATCCTTTGACCGTTAGCGTCGTTGGAACCAGCTCCGTTAATTACTTTTTGCGTTTTCATCCACGCGCCTGCTAGATTCGTGCGAGATCTTATAACTCATATAGGAAGAAATAAACGTTCACGCGCATTAATGTTGAGTCTTGTTCGCACTATgcaaaatcttctttttttctttttttcttttttgaaagagTACTATGCAAAGTCAAATGGGTAAGATTTACGTGGCAGAGTGAAGAGGATCTCTGTTGGATCCTATGCTATATTCGTGGCCACGTGGTGTTCGattcgggttttttttttttcctcaataatttacttaatttataaattatttaaaatatatatatatttttttatgtttctacCATTAGAACTATATGGTTTTCTATTCGATTCGGCTCCTTTGACTTACCGGtttctgatttctttttttttttggtttaattttttccttttattattattatttttttaccaaaatattcTGTAAGTCGTGACAATTGCATTATTGCACAACTCCAACGACACTTCGTTGCAGTGAATCAATAATACTTAGTTTTCGACCACATTATAATTGAATTACAATTTGTggaccaaaaatattattttatctgtcatttttgtttattcacCAATCGCATAATGTCGAACGTTAAGAttataattatgaatatatgACTCGAATTTTATTATAGAGTTATCAACTTACCGTTTAGATACGACATGAAAGAAAAACTTACCGTTAAGATAATGATTGGCTCTTATACATAATATATCACAATCTTAAGTTAATTGGTTTACTGGTAAGGTGTAATGGAGTATATTCAAGCTTAATCTTTTTGTTTGCCACGCACCAACCACCcatgaaaataaaaagcaagCAAAAGGTAAAACGAGGTAACTAGTTGAAGATTCTACAAAACAATGATTAAGCAGCACATGAAACTCTAATTACTGCGAAAAGCAAATTAAGTGTGTGGTGCTAATAGTAATATCCCGTTACACAGgccagaaaaaaacaaagggaaaaaaaagggcATTTTGATTCATGGTACGTTTGGCACGCGCTTCAGAAATTCCATTTCTTCATCTTGAAGGTTTACatggaacatatatatatatatatatatagatataggaGGACTTTTTGGACCCATCATCATTTTTGGGTGACAATCAAATCTGTTTTCTCGCCCACTTTGGCATGATAATCTCATATCCCATGCCCTCTAGAAACTAATCCCCTTTATGTTCCTTCAACAAGACCTCACTCGAAAAGTAGAGAAATTGGATACCTCACTTTTTACTGCATTTCTTGTCTTGACTTGTCATGCTTTCAGGACTTGGTAAAAATAAAGCTTAGCTAGCTTGCTTCCTCAATTCCATCATTTCTGGAAAAGAAATAATTCattcttcaatattttttgtaCCCATTTGCAGAATATTGTTGCAGATAGATTTCCGCAGATTTTGCAGTAAATTTCGAAAGACCAACTTGTCActagtaaaaaaaattgatgactatAACCGTTGATGTGATTTAGTTATAACCGTTGGGGTATATGATTTAGTTCTTGTAAGTTTGTCATTGAAAAGTTAAAGACGTAGAAAATAAAGTAAAGTGACAGTATGATTGTGTCTCAAATTAATCACTTTTATGCATGGTTTCCTGTTCTGAAAAGTATAAGGCCAAACTTGTTCGGAGACCAACCAAATTCATTATATAAAATGagtttaaaaacaaacaaaaacccaaaaactaaTTAAGCCTCGAGACAATACTTATGAGTATATTCCATGCCGTAATCATGTACTGATTCTTTCAGATCATATTTTGAGTAAAACCGGACAGATAAACGTAAGTATCAAGGATTGCTTTATATGCATGTAGAAATGGACATTGTTTGCACTTTTGTCGTTGGTGCtatattcaattatttttattattattttgtttttctgtgaCTGAGTGCTATTCAATTCCCATTTGTGGAAAGGAAAGCGTTTTGCATTATGAAATGAGTGAACATTGTCACAATCTCGTGTGTGTAAAATGTAAGCTGGTCCAACCCAAATGGAGAATGTATGGACCACGAAGCACAATCAAAGAAGGAGGCCAGATTGAATTTGTCTGCTAACAAAAAACATgtatttttatactttataaaatagtatatatatggAGGTGTTTGCTTTGGTATTTCGATAATCAAACACCCATTATGAGGGTCCACGATGTGTGTAGATTCACATCATCCAaaggttaataaaaaaaaagaaaaagttgttaGGTGAACGTTTTCACTTTACGAGCTTCGAAGTATCCAAATTATCTGTCCAAATTTACGATCATATTGGACATATTATGTTATCCCAAAGGTATTAAAGCTTATTCTCAACGAGATGATACTCTATAGGATGTTAAACGTCAGActactattttttctttttctttttttgatagaTTCTATTCTCTGTTTATACAAGATATTTTTGGTAAAACAACCAAATTGAGGCAGTTTATTCAAGCCCAACTTCATTTGGTATGGTCGTTACTGGGTTCAGTCTGGGCTAGAAGCCCAAATTCAAAAAAGGCTTTAAGGTTCAAGCTAGCCCATAACATAAGCAGCGGGTATCTCCGTCTCGCCGACACAACCGTACCTGCGAACCGGAATTATAAGGTTAAGGTTGGGTCTGCTCCAACTAAATTTCAATTCTCAAATATCAAACGGTCAGTTTTTGAGAAACTAGAGCACAACAAAAACCACATGCTTCGGTCTCGGAAATCTCTTTCCGGATTCATCTCCATACAATGTTCTATGCTTCGGTCTCGGAAATCTCTTTCCGGCTTCATCTCCATACAATGTTCTATTTTCTGGCAACGGCGCTCAGCGTCTGGTCGTCGTTGCTATCCCAGAAGCGACAATGACGACGACAAGGCTCGGAAAAGAGAGGAGAATGAAGATGGGAAATTGTATCTATACAAGAGCTGGGGTCAACATATCCTCACCAACCCACGAATCCTGGGTTCCATTGTTAGGAAATCTGAAATAAGACCGTTCGATACAGTCCTTGAGATCGGACCCGGTACCGGAAATCTGACTCTGAAGCTTCTAGAAGCTGCTAAAAAGGTTGTGGCCATTGAAATCGACAATCGGATGGTAGAGATCCTTGAAAACAGGGTATTAGAGCGTGGGTTTCAAGATCGATTAACGGTAAGCTTAATTGGTCTTTTTATATGCTCGATGAAATGCTTGAACGAAATCTTTGAGGGCTTTGCAACGACCAAAAGTAAGCTCTTTCTCAATGGTTTTTGCAGGTTATACGTAAAGATGCTCTGAAGGCAGAGTTTCCTCAATTTGACATTGTTGTCGCGAACATCCCGTACGGTATATCTTCGCCTCTCGTGGCTAAGTTGGTATACGGGTCGAACTCATTTCGGAGCGCCACGCTGCTTCTTCAGAAAGAATTTGCAAGGCGGTTGTTGGCTAGTCCCGGCGATTCGGAGTTCAATCGCTTGGCTGTAAACGTGAAGCTGGTGGCTGATGTTGAGTTGGTTATGGATGTAAGCAAGAGGGATTTTCTTCCTTGTCCAAAAGTGGACTCGTCCGTTGTCATGATCCGTCCAAAAGCTGACATTCCGGATGTCAATCTGGATGAATGGTGGGCTTTCACAAGAGCTTGTTTCAGCAAGAAGAACAGGACACTAGGGGCAACTTTtaagcagaagaagaaggtgaTGGAGCTATGGCAACTGTCCAAAATGATAGACCCATACATTGTCGGTGGCGACGAGAGCTATAAGTGCACCAACTATGAGGAAGATGAAGGAGTGGAGGAAAATATTTATGAAGAAGAAGTACGTTGTT
It encodes:
- the LOC107424553 gene encoding LOW QUALITY PROTEIN: ribosomal RNA small subunit methyltransferase, mitochondrial (The sequence of the model RefSeq protein was modified relative to this genomic sequence to represent the inferred CDS: deleted 1 base in 1 codon), which encodes MLRSRKSLSGFISIQCSMLRSRKSLSGFISIQCSIFWQRRSASGRRCYPRSDNDDDKARKREENEDGKLYLYKSWGQHILTNPRILGSIVRKSEIRPFDTVLEIGPGTGNLTLKLLEAAKKVVAIEIDNRMVEILENRVLERGFQDRLTVIRKDALKAEFPQFDIVVANIPYGISSPLVAKLVYGSNSFRSATLLLQKEFARRLLASPGDSEFNRLAVNVKLVADVELVMDVSKRDFLPCPKVDSSVVMIRPKADIPDVNLDEWWAFTRACFSKKNRTLGATFKQKKKVMELWQLSKMIDPYIVGGDESYKCTNYEEDEGVEENIYEEEVRCSSTFSGSQMRLNSFKEKIIGVLKSGCFEDKRPSKLSNEELLRLLALFNQAGIYFHDKLKSRNLEIEQLDVAYT